A single window of Pseudoduganella plicata DNA harbors:
- the ku gene encoding non-homologous end joining protein Ku gives MARSLWKGAISFGLVHIPVELYSAIKQNELDLTMLDKRDFSPIGYKRYNKSNNKEVTWDHIIKGYEYADGEYVVLSDEDLRQANVKATQTIDIQAFVDAEDVPLTYYETPYYLAPGRGGAKVYALLRETLRRAGKIAIATVVIRTKQHLCALVAAEDGIIMNTLRYADEIRDTEGLDLPEKGMKATGIKEKELEMALSLVEGMSEEWAPEQYHDTYKDDVLALVEKKIKAKQTKTITMPSKDGDEEAPSSNVIDLVALLKQSLGAKPGKGKAAQAAEEEEEEEQTDEADEDSDDDEPPPKARRPVPRGSAGSVNARSSGSTGSASKSTATAKAKGSPAKAAASKTVAKKAAAKPAAKPAAKKAVAKPAASKSSSTRRKAA, from the coding sequence ATGGCACGCTCGCTCTGGAAAGGCGCCATCAGTTTCGGACTGGTCCACATCCCGGTCGAGCTGTACTCGGCCATCAAGCAGAACGAGCTCGATCTGACGATGCTCGACAAACGCGACTTCTCGCCCATCGGCTACAAGCGCTACAACAAGTCGAACAACAAGGAAGTCACGTGGGACCACATCATCAAGGGCTACGAATACGCGGACGGCGAATACGTGGTGCTGTCGGATGAAGACCTGCGCCAGGCCAACGTCAAGGCCACGCAGACGATCGACATCCAGGCATTTGTCGATGCCGAGGATGTTCCGCTGACGTACTACGAGACGCCCTACTACCTGGCGCCAGGCCGCGGCGGCGCGAAGGTCTATGCCTTGCTGCGCGAAACGCTGCGCCGGGCCGGCAAGATCGCCATCGCCACTGTGGTCATCCGCACCAAGCAGCACCTGTGCGCACTGGTGGCGGCCGAAGACGGCATCATCATGAACACCTTGCGCTACGCGGACGAGATCCGCGACACGGAAGGCCTGGACCTGCCGGAAAAAGGCATGAAGGCCACCGGCATCAAGGAAAAGGAACTGGAAATGGCGCTCTCGCTCGTGGAAGGGATGAGCGAGGAATGGGCGCCGGAGCAGTACCACGACACCTATAAAGATGATGTGCTTGCCCTGGTCGAAAAGAAGATCAAGGCGAAGCAGACCAAAACGATCACGATGCCGTCCAAGGACGGCGACGAGGAAGCGCCCAGCTCGAACGTCATCGACCTGGTCGCGCTGCTGAAGCAGTCGCTCGGCGCCAAACCCGGCAAGGGCAAGGCGGCGCAAGCGGCCGAGGAGGAGGAGGAGGAGGAGCAGACCGACGAGGCGGACGAGGACTCGGACGACGACGAACCGCCGCCGAAGGCACGCCGGCCGGTGCCGCGGGGCAGTGCCGGCAGCGTGAATGCCCGGAGCAGCGGGTCCACGGGTTCCGCCAGCAAGAGCACTGCTACCGCCAAGGCCAAGGGCAGCCCGGCCAAGGCCGCCGCGTCGAAAACGGTGGCGAAGAAGGCCGCGGCAAAGCCTGCAGCCAAGCCGGCGGCTAAGAAGGCGGTCGCCAAGCCGGCCGCATCGAAGTCCTCGAGCACGCGCCGCAAGGCCGCATGA
- a CDS encoding GGDEF domain-containing protein, translating to MSESGPGRIGLFVHPEAARRDLFRAACGESFDRLYLVDTASAAVERMARGAVGLLVLDLAGSMPGDTAQLAALSMLVRTRNGAPTMVLCPYAHTAWLPELLAHGPLQYAILPLPAPQLRSAVEALLRAVPDAQALARQQLLDKERELRDLLTLQRSVQRAMAQVDDGARLAAQVCAALCSYPGVRHTALLRQREGNVAVLAQESRNHLDLVRLLERGEDLLASPFADVFPPLLAVRSGEPVLLDAPEKMGDPALALALHERGVRMVLALPLRGEQGGPVLGAICVMFDRVVQLSREGFACFNSLAQSIGSGLAMSDLKQQNEALAARLTELATFDPLTGAINRRAGEELLAAEIRRARRYGIPLAIIALGIDNFRCVNDAYGYPIGDGALRAVAQTIQSRLRASDTLVRMRGEEFLVVATHTGAAEVRRLAEKLREAVAGTQLPGCDHVTISLGVAHVAPDEGATSAIDRVDTAMRGAKRAGRNCVEVAG from the coding sequence ATGTCGGAATCCGGTCCTGGCCGCATTGGCCTGTTCGTTCATCCGGAAGCCGCCCGGCGGGACTTGTTCCGCGCCGCCTGCGGCGAAAGTTTTGACAGGTTGTACCTGGTCGACACGGCAAGCGCCGCGGTCGAGCGCATGGCGCGCGGCGCCGTCGGACTGCTGGTGCTCGACCTGGCCGGCAGCATGCCGGGCGATACCGCGCAGCTGGCCGCGCTGTCGATGCTGGTCCGCACCCGCAACGGCGCGCCCACGATGGTGCTGTGCCCTTACGCGCATACCGCATGGCTGCCGGAGCTGCTGGCACACGGGCCGCTGCAGTATGCCATTCTCCCGTTGCCCGCACCGCAGCTGCGCAGCGCCGTCGAAGCGCTGTTGCGTGCCGTGCCGGATGCGCAGGCGCTCGCCCGTCAGCAGCTTCTGGACAAGGAACGCGAGCTGCGCGACCTGCTGACGCTCCAGCGCAGCGTGCAGCGCGCCATGGCGCAGGTCGACGATGGCGCGCGCCTGGCTGCGCAAGTGTGCGCGGCACTGTGCAGCTACCCCGGCGTGCGGCACACGGCGCTGCTGCGCCAGCGCGAGGGCAACGTGGCGGTGCTGGCGCAGGAAAGCCGCAATCACCTGGATCTGGTGCGCCTGCTGGAGCGGGGCGAAGACCTGCTGGCTTCTCCCTTTGCCGATGTCTTCCCACCGTTGCTGGCCGTCCGCTCGGGCGAGCCCGTGCTGCTGGACGCGCCCGAAAAAATGGGCGATCCGGCGCTCGCGCTGGCGCTGCACGAACGGGGCGTGCGCATGGTGCTGGCGCTGCCGCTGCGCGGCGAGCAGGGCGGGCCGGTATTGGGTGCGATCTGCGTGATGTTCGACCGCGTCGTCCAGCTGTCGCGCGAGGGCTTCGCCTGCTTCAACAGCCTGGCGCAATCGATCGGCAGCGGCCTGGCCATGAGCGACCTGAAGCAGCAGAACGAAGCACTGGCGGCGCGCCTGACGGAACTGGCCACGTTCGACCCGCTGACCGGGGCCATCAACCGCCGCGCTGGCGAGGAGCTGCTGGCGGCGGAGATCCGGCGCGCGCGCCGCTACGGCATTCCGCTGGCCATCATCGCCCTCGGCATCGATAACTTTCGCTGCGTGAACGACGCCTACGGCTACCCGATCGGCGACGGCGCACTGCGCGCGGTGGCGCAAACGATCCAGTCGCGCCTGCGCGCGTCCGACACGCTGGTGCGCATGCGTGGCGAGGAGTTCCTTGTCGTCGCCACGCACACGGGCGCCGCCGAAGTACGCCGGCTGGCCGAGAAGCTGCGCGAAGCGGTGGCGGGGACGCAGCTGCCTGGCTGCGATCACGTGACGATCAGCCTTGGCGTCGCTCACGTGGCGCCGGACGAAGGCGCCACGTCCGCCATCGACCGGGTCGACACGGCAATGCGCGGCGCCAAGCGGGCAGGGCGCAATTGCGTGGAGGTGGCTGGCTGA
- the ureC gene encoding urease subunit alpha, whose protein sequence is MTTISRRAYAEMYGPTTGDRIRLADTALFIEIERDCATYGEEVKFGGGKVIRDGMGQSQRAHALVMDTVITNAVIVDHWGIVKADIGLKDGRIAAIGKAGNPDIQPDVTMAIGAATEIIAGEGMIVTAGGVDSHIHFICPQQIEEALMSGVTTMIGGGTGPAVGTAATTCTPGPWHLHAMLQAADAFPMNLGFLGKGNVSLPLPLEEQIRAGAIGLKLHEDWGSTPAAIDNCLSVAERFDIQVALHSDTLNEGGFLQDTLAAFKDRTIHTFHTEGAGGGHAPDIIAAVGQANVLPSSTNPTRPFTVNTLDEHLDMLMVCHHLDPAIAEDVAFAESRIRRETIAAEDILHDLGAISMMSSDSQAMGRVGETILRTWQTAHKMKVQRGALPEDGAGNDNFRVKRYIAKYTINPAITHGVAHAVGSLEVGKIADIVLWKPAFFGVKPSMILKGGVIAAAQMGDPNASIPTPQPVHYRPMFGAFGGGLKKSFTFVSQAAFDAGIGTALGLSKTLIPVRGMRQLRKHHMIHNGATPVMEVDPETYEVRADGRLLTSEPATVLPMAQRYFLF, encoded by the coding sequence TTGACGACGATCTCGCGCCGCGCCTATGCCGAGATGTACGGCCCCACCACGGGCGACCGGATCCGCCTGGCGGACACGGCGCTGTTCATCGAGATCGAGCGCGACTGCGCGACCTACGGCGAAGAGGTCAAGTTCGGCGGCGGCAAGGTGATCCGCGACGGCATGGGCCAGTCGCAGCGCGCGCACGCGCTGGTGATGGACACCGTCATCACCAATGCCGTCATCGTCGATCACTGGGGCATCGTCAAGGCCGACATCGGCCTGAAGGACGGCCGCATCGCCGCCATCGGCAAGGCCGGCAATCCCGACATCCAGCCCGACGTGACGATGGCGATCGGCGCCGCCACCGAGATCATTGCCGGCGAGGGAATGATCGTCACCGCGGGCGGCGTGGACAGCCATATCCACTTCATCTGCCCGCAGCAGATCGAGGAAGCGTTGATGAGCGGGGTGACGACGATGATCGGCGGCGGCACCGGTCCCGCTGTCGGCACGGCGGCAACCACGTGCACGCCGGGGCCGTGGCATCTGCACGCGATGCTGCAGGCGGCCGATGCATTCCCGATGAACCTCGGTTTTCTCGGCAAGGGCAATGTTAGCCTGCCGCTGCCGCTGGAAGAGCAGATCCGCGCCGGCGCCATCGGCCTGAAGCTGCACGAGGACTGGGGCAGCACGCCGGCCGCCATCGACAACTGCCTGAGTGTGGCGGAGCGCTTCGACATCCAGGTCGCACTGCACAGCGATACGCTCAACGAAGGCGGCTTCCTGCAGGACACGCTGGCCGCGTTCAAGGACCGCACCATCCACACGTTCCATACGGAGGGCGCGGGCGGCGGCCATGCGCCGGACATCATCGCCGCCGTCGGCCAGGCCAATGTGCTGCCGTCGTCGACCAATCCCACCCGGCCGTTTACCGTCAACACACTGGACGAGCACCTGGACATGCTGATGGTGTGCCACCACCTCGATCCGGCCATCGCGGAGGACGTGGCGTTCGCCGAATCGCGCATCCGCCGCGAGACGATCGCCGCCGAGGACATCCTGCACGACCTGGGTGCGATCTCGATGATGTCGTCGGACTCGCAGGCGATGGGACGGGTGGGCGAAACGATCCTGCGCACCTGGCAGACGGCGCACAAGATGAAGGTGCAGCGCGGCGCGCTGCCGGAGGACGGTGCCGGCAACGACAACTTCCGCGTAAAACGCTATATCGCCAAGTACACCATCAACCCCGCCATCACGCATGGTGTGGCGCACGCCGTCGGCTCGCTGGAGGTGGGCAAGATCGCCGACATCGTCCTGTGGAAGCCGGCATTCTTCGGCGTCAAGCCGTCGATGATCCTGAAGGGCGGCGTGATCGCGGCGGCGCAGATGGGCGACCCAAACGCGTCGATTCCGACGCCGCAGCCCGTGCATTACCGGCCCATGTTCGGCGCGTTCGGCGGCGGCCTGAAAAAATCGTTCACCTTTGTATCGCAGGCCGCATTCGACGCCGGCATCGGCACGGCGCTCGGGCTGTCGAAGACGCTGATCCCCGTGCGCGGCATGCGCCAGCTGCGCAAGCACCACATGATCCACAACGGCGCCACGCCGGTGATGGAAGTGGACCCGGAGACCTACGAAGTGCGGGCCGACGGCCGTCTGCTGACGAGCGAACCGGCCACCGTGCTGCCGATGGCGCAGCGCTATTTTCTCTTTTGA
- a CDS encoding urease subunit beta gives MIPGEYQLQAGEIALNAGRETDTVVVANKGDRPIQVGSHFHFFEVNSALSFERWKAYGRRLNIAAGTAVRFEPGQQRTVELVALEGDREVYGFSGKVMGKLKDKP, from the coding sequence ATGATTCCCGGCGAATACCAGCTGCAGGCAGGCGAGATCGCGTTGAACGCGGGCCGCGAGACGGACACCGTCGTCGTTGCCAACAAGGGCGACCGGCCGATCCAGGTCGGCTCCCATTTCCATTTTTTCGAAGTCAACAGCGCGCTGTCGTTCGAACGCTGGAAGGCGTACGGCCGGCGCCTGAATATCGCTGCGGGTACCGCCGTGCGCTTCGAGCCGGGCCAGCAGCGCACCGTGGAACTGGTGGCGCTGGAAGGCGACCGCGAGGTGTACGGTTTCTCCGGCAAGGTGATGGGCAAGCTGAAGGACAAGCCTTGA
- a CDS encoding SDR family oxidoreductase, which translates to MSNSQNSQNESLNQAGNVGNLQREIQQEQDARDANKSEGGGDEKGGVQAGTHDFPDGDFPSQHLEKPGIEADMELKPQFMAPGYKGSGKLEGMSAIVTGGDSGIGRAVAVLYAREGADVALVYLADEQEDAVETQRCIEAEGRRCILIPGDVRDMAFCKHAVDETLQAFGKIDILVNNAAFQEHADSLEDLTEERFDLTMKTNIYGYFHMAKAVLPHLKKGASIINTGSVTGLQGSSKLLDYSSTKGAIHAFTMSLASNVLEKGIRVNAVAPGPVWTPLNPADQTPEKISQFGQSTDMKRPAQPEELSPAYVFLAAPSCASYITGIILPITGSVG; encoded by the coding sequence ATGTCGAATTCGCAGAACAGTCAGAACGAATCACTCAACCAGGCCGGCAATGTCGGCAACCTGCAGCGAGAAATCCAGCAGGAGCAGGACGCGCGCGACGCGAACAAGTCCGAAGGCGGCGGCGACGAAAAGGGGGGCGTGCAAGCCGGCACGCACGACTTCCCGGATGGCGACTTCCCCAGCCAGCACCTGGAGAAACCCGGCATCGAAGCCGACATGGAACTGAAGCCCCAGTTCATGGCACCCGGCTACAAGGGCAGCGGCAAGCTCGAAGGCATGAGCGCCATCGTCACGGGCGGCGACTCGGGCATCGGCCGCGCGGTGGCCGTGCTGTACGCGCGCGAAGGTGCGGATGTGGCACTGGTCTACCTGGCCGACGAGCAGGAAGACGCCGTCGAAACGCAGCGTTGCATCGAGGCGGAAGGCCGCCGCTGCATCCTCATTCCCGGCGACGTGCGCGACATGGCCTTCTGCAAGCACGCCGTCGATGAAACACTGCAGGCATTCGGCAAGATCGACATCCTCGTCAATAACGCGGCCTTCCAGGAGCACGCGGACTCGCTCGAGGACCTGACGGAAGAGCGCTTCGACCTGACGATGAAGACCAATATCTACGGCTACTTCCACATGGCCAAGGCCGTGCTGCCGCACCTGAAGAAGGGCGCGTCGATCATCAACACCGGCTCGGTGACGGGCCTGCAGGGGTCGTCGAAGCTGCTGGACTACTCGTCCACGAAGGGCGCGATCCATGCATTCACGATGTCGCTGGCGTCGAACGTGCTGGAGAAAGGCATCCGCGTCAACGCCGTCGCGCCGGGCCCGGTCTGGACGCCGCTGAACCCGGCCGACCAGACGCCCGAGAAAATCTCGCAGTTCGGCCAGAGCACGGACATGAAACGTCCGGCCCAGCCGGAAGAACTGTCGCCGGCATATGTGTTCCTGGCCGCGCCAAGCTGCGCCAGCTACATCACCGGCATCATCCTGCCGATCACCGGCAGCGTCGGCTGA
- a CDS encoding urease accessory protein UreD — MPDCHPDSVTTAAWQARLRLGFRRDGGVTRLAQREHSGPLRVQKALYPEDPAICHAIVVHPPGGVVGGDRLAIDVHVGETAHAFLTTPGAAKWYRANGKVAHQQVTLDVAAGGSLEWLPQETILFNDAHVELDHHVTLAPDAAYLGCEILCLGRRAAGETFNTGRIGQRMSIRRGGRLLWWEQGALTPGLQESPVGMAGASVCATLLACGPQVPPDVLQAVRALADVPHFGATQMKYLLAVRWLGDDSEAARDIMLAAWRLLRPAVLAREPADPRSWRT, encoded by the coding sequence ATGCCCGATTGCCACCCCGATTCCGTTACCACCGCCGCCTGGCAGGCCCGCCTGCGGCTGGGCTTCCGGCGCGACGGTGGCGTGACCCGGCTGGCGCAGCGCGAGCACAGCGGCCCGCTGCGCGTGCAGAAGGCGCTGTATCCGGAAGATCCGGCAATCTGCCATGCGATCGTCGTGCATCCGCCCGGCGGTGTGGTGGGCGGCGACCGTCTCGCCATTGACGTCCATGTCGGCGAGACCGCCCACGCATTCCTGACCACGCCCGGTGCGGCCAAGTGGTACCGCGCCAATGGCAAGGTGGCGCACCAGCAGGTGACGCTGGACGTCGCCGCTGGCGGCTCGCTCGAATGGCTGCCGCAGGAAACCATTCTCTTCAACGATGCCCACGTCGAGCTGGATCATCACGTCACGCTGGCGCCCGATGCCGCCTACCTGGGCTGCGAAATCCTGTGCCTGGGCCGGCGCGCCGCCGGCGAGACGTTCAACACCGGCCGCATCGGCCAGCGCATGTCGATCCGCCGCGGCGGCCGGCTGCTGTGGTGGGAGCAGGGCGCGCTGACGCCCGGGCTGCAAGAAAGCCCCGTCGGCATGGCCGGTGCCAGCGTCTGCGCCACGCTGCTGGCCTGTGGGCCACAAGTCCCGCCGGACGTATTGCAGGCAGTCCGCGCCCTGGCCGACGTTCCGCACTTCGGTGCGACCCAGATGAAATATTTGCTTGCCGTGCGCTGGCTGGGCGACGACAGCGAGGCCGCGCGCGACATCATGCTGGCCGCGTGGCGGCTGCTGCGGCCGGCCGTGCTGGCCCGCGAGCCCGCCGACCCGCGCAGCTGGCGCACCTGA
- the ureE gene encoding urease accessory protein UreE: MLTLHTKINDPRAPVDGRLVLPYELREKCRLRATLDTGEDVAIFTVRGTVLRDGDLLKGDDGRVVRIEAAPEATYKVTCENAHALLRCAFHLGNRHTQAQVGDGFLRIRADAVLREMLAGLGATVREQLAPFEPESGAYGSHGGGHHHDHGPLAPVPLRQRIHRPGDPA; the protein is encoded by the coding sequence ATGCTGACACTGCACACGAAAATCAACGACCCGCGCGCGCCGGTCGACGGCCGCCTGGTGCTGCCGTACGAGCTGCGCGAAAAATGCCGCCTGCGCGCCACGCTCGACACGGGCGAGGACGTCGCCATCTTTACGGTGCGCGGCACCGTGCTGCGCGACGGCGACCTGCTGAAGGGCGACGATGGCCGCGTGGTCCGGATCGAGGCGGCACCCGAGGCGACCTATAAGGTCACCTGCGAGAATGCCCACGCGCTGCTGCGCTGCGCTTTCCACCTGGGCAACCGGCACACCCAGGCCCAGGTGGGCGACGGCTTCCTGCGCATCCGCGCCGATGCCGTGCTGCGCGAGATGCTGGCCGGCCTCGGTGCCACGGTGCGCGAGCAACTGGCGCCGTTCGAGCCCGAGTCCGGCGCGTATGGCAGCCACGGCGGCGGTCACCACCACGACCACGGCCCGCTGGCACCCGTGCCGCTGCGCCAGCGCATCCACCGTCCGGGCGACCCGGCATGA
- a CDS encoding DUF885 domain-containing protein: MKEMNAAMLAACLLLGAHVGANAGANAVAKAGAATKSLDDQFRAIYTQEWKWRQSQRLEDAEDDTSGIRATLPKIDAPTQLARQRYWEETLRRLDAIDEKRLSAPERINYAVYRAQIAALLDNQRFREYEKPLNADSAFWSNLTYEARKTFRTAAEYRAYVAQLNDVPRYFNDEMANMRAGLARGFTPPKVTLQGRDGSLVAVADAKPEDTAFFKPFKDMPATIPAAEQASLREAALAAIRTAVIPAHAALLKFMREQYVPGATDNLAAQRLPDGKAYYQSKIVEFTTTNLTADEIHNIGLAEMAKIRAEMAQVMKDVKFDGDLPAFLHFLRTDPRFYAKTPEELLMRAAWIAKKFDGKAEQYFGRLPRSRFAIIPVPPEQAPYYTSGRGGPGVYLVNTYNLPARALYSLPALTLHESAPGHAFQMPVALEQKGRPAFRNAYISAYGEGWALYSERLGTEMGIYETPYEVFGMLSYQAWRASRLVVDTGIHAKGWTREQAQRYLMENTALSRHEVETEVDRYISWPGQALSYYLGEMAIIDARRQAEAALGAKFDIRAFHDTVLELGSVPLPVLKARIERFIAEGGKGPY; this comes from the coding sequence ATGAAAGAGATGAACGCGGCCATGCTGGCCGCCTGCCTGCTGCTGGGCGCGCATGTAGGTGCCAACGCGGGCGCGAACGCGGTCGCCAAGGCGGGAGCCGCCACGAAATCGCTGGACGACCAGTTCCGCGCGATCTACACGCAGGAATGGAAGTGGCGCCAGTCGCAGCGCCTGGAGGATGCCGAGGACGACACCAGCGGGATTCGCGCCACGCTGCCGAAAATCGACGCGCCGACCCAACTGGCACGCCAGCGCTACTGGGAAGAGACGCTGCGCCGGCTCGACGCCATCGACGAGAAGCGGCTGTCGGCGCCGGAGCGCATCAACTACGCCGTCTACCGCGCGCAGATTGCCGCGCTGCTGGACAACCAGCGCTTCCGCGAATATGAGAAGCCGCTCAACGCCGACTCGGCGTTCTGGTCGAACCTGACGTACGAAGCGCGCAAGACGTTCCGCACGGCGGCGGAGTACCGCGCCTACGTGGCCCAGCTGAACGACGTGCCGCGCTACTTCAACGACGAAATGGCGAACATGCGTGCCGGCCTGGCGCGCGGCTTCACGCCGCCGAAGGTGACGTTGCAGGGCCGCGACGGCTCGCTCGTCGCCGTGGCGGACGCGAAGCCGGAGGACACGGCGTTCTTCAAGCCGTTCAAGGACATGCCGGCGACGATACCGGCGGCCGAACAGGCGTCGTTGCGCGAGGCGGCGTTGGCCGCCATTCGCACGGCCGTCATCCCGGCCCATGCGGCGCTGCTCAAATTCATGCGCGAGCAGTACGTGCCGGGCGCCACGGACAACCTGGCGGCGCAACGCCTGCCTGACGGCAAGGCCTACTATCAATCCAAGATCGTCGAGTTCACGACAACGAACCTGACGGCCGACGAGATCCATAACATCGGCCTGGCGGAGATGGCGAAGATCCGCGCCGAGATGGCGCAGGTGATGAAGGACGTGAAGTTCGACGGCGACCTGCCGGCATTCCTGCACTTCCTGCGTACCGATCCGCGCTTCTATGCCAAGACGCCGGAAGAGCTGCTGATGCGCGCGGCCTGGATCGCCAAGAAATTCGACGGCAAGGCGGAGCAGTATTTCGGCCGCCTGCCGCGCAGCCGCTTTGCCATCATCCCCGTGCCGCCGGAGCAGGCGCCGTACTACACGTCCGGCCGCGGCGGCCCGGGTGTCTACCTCGTCAACACGTACAACCTGCCGGCGCGCGCGCTGTACAGCCTGCCCGCGCTGACCCTGCACGAATCCGCGCCGGGCCATGCGTTCCAGATGCCGGTGGCGCTGGAGCAGAAGGGCCGTCCGGCGTTCCGCAATGCCTATATCTCCGCCTACGGCGAAGGCTGGGCGCTGTATTCAGAGCGCCTCGGCACCGAGATGGGCATCTATGAGACACCGTACGAGGTATTCGGCATGCTCAGTTACCAGGCCTGGCGCGCGTCCCGCCTGGTCGTCGACACCGGCATCCATGCCAAGGGCTGGACGCGTGAGCAGGCGCAGCGCTACCTGATGGAGAATACCGCGCTGTCCCGCCATGAAGTGGAGACGGAAGTGGACCGCTATATTTCCTGGCCGGGCCAGGCGCTGTCGTACTACCTCGGCGAGATGGCGATCATCGACGCGCGCCGCCAGGCGGAAGCGGCGCTGGGTGCAAAGTTCGACATCCGCGCCTTCCACGACACGGTGCTGGAGCTGGGCTCCGTGCCGCTGCCGGTGCTGAAGGCACGCATCGAGCGATTTATTGCGGAAGGCGGGAAGGGGCCGTATTGA
- a CDS encoding urease subunit gamma, whose protein sequence is MDLTPREKDKMLIFTAGLLAERRLARGLKLNHPESVALISAALLEGARDGKSVAQLMSDGTKILTRDQVMEGVPEMIPDIQVEATFPDGSKLVTVHNPIV, encoded by the coding sequence ATGGACCTGACACCCCGCGAAAAAGACAAGATGCTGATCTTCACGGCCGGCCTGCTGGCCGAGCGCCGCCTGGCACGCGGCCTGAAACTGAACCACCCGGAAAGCGTGGCGCTGATCAGCGCGGCGCTGCTGGAAGGCGCCCGCGACGGCAAGAGCGTGGCGCAGCTGATGTCCGACGGGACAAAGATCCTGACGCGCGACCAGGTCATGGAAGGCGTCCCGGAAATGATCCCGGACATCCAGGTCGAAGCCACCTTCCCGGACGGCAGCAAGCTCGTGACCGTCCACAACCCCATCGTGTGA
- a CDS encoding SulP family inorganic anion transporter, translating to MLLWLRRYRRAALPGDIGAGIVVAMMMIPQGMAYALVAGLPPVAGLYASILPPLVYALFGSSMTQSVGPMAIVSLMTAAAIGPLAPAGTALHGVLAAQLALVAGAVLLLCGLLRLGFLASFFSRPVMSGFTVGSSLVIAWGQVKPLLGAAPPHAHLPSAALGLGSLVLLVLARAYLAPLLARCGLTKSAADVAAKLAPMVIVLASIGLVSALDLPARGVAVTGPVPAGLPELNLATSSQHWQALLQPGLLIGFIVFLISMSAAQTLAQKRGEKLVSNQELVGLGAANIASMASGGFPVTGSLSRSAVNFAAGANTPLASVISAALLAAALVLPTGWLALLPLPTLAATIIVAVLGMLQLDTLRTAWHYDRGDALAWLVTCVGVLALGVEAGVVVGVVLSMGTLIWRASRPHIAVLGRIPGTEHFRNVDRYAATTCAAVLILRVDANLFFGNVEAVNERIEDELRAHPSTRHLVLAMSAVSSIDTTALFALQELNASLRTRGIHLHLAEVKGPVMDRLRASSLPDTLNGRIFLSTAIASDFLNNENYPDKEPR from the coding sequence ATGCTGCTTTGGCTGAGGCGCTACCGCCGTGCCGCGCTGCCGGGGGACATCGGCGCGGGTATCGTCGTGGCGATGATGATGATCCCGCAGGGGATGGCGTATGCGCTGGTGGCGGGCCTGCCGCCGGTGGCGGGACTGTATGCCAGCATTCTGCCGCCGCTTGTCTACGCGCTGTTCGGCAGCAGCATGACCCAATCGGTGGGACCGATGGCGATCGTGTCGCTGATGACGGCGGCGGCCATCGGCCCGCTGGCGCCGGCCGGCACGGCGCTGCATGGGGTGCTGGCGGCGCAACTGGCCTTGGTCGCCGGCGCCGTGCTGCTGCTGTGCGGCCTGCTGCGCCTGGGTTTTCTCGCCAGCTTCTTCTCACGTCCCGTCATGAGCGGCTTTACCGTCGGTTCGTCGCTGGTGATTGCCTGGGGCCAGGTCAAGCCGCTGCTGGGCGCGGCGCCGCCGCACGCGCACCTGCCCAGCGCCGCGCTGGGACTCGGTTCGCTTGTGCTGCTGGTGCTGGCGCGGGCCTACCTGGCGCCGCTGCTGGCGCGCTGCGGCCTGACAAAAAGCGCGGCCGACGTGGCGGCCAAGCTGGCACCGATGGTCATCGTGCTGGCGTCCATTGGCCTGGTGTCCGCACTGGATCTGCCGGCGCGCGGCGTGGCCGTGACGGGACCAGTACCCGCCGGTCTGCCGGAGCTCAACCTGGCCACGTCCAGCCAGCACTGGCAGGCGCTGTTGCAACCGGGCCTGCTGATCGGCTTCATTGTCTTCCTGATCAGCATGTCCGCCGCGCAGACATTGGCGCAGAAGCGGGGCGAAAAGCTGGTCAGCAACCAGGAGCTGGTGGGGCTGGGCGCGGCCAATATCGCCAGCATGGCGTCGGGGGGCTTTCCCGTCACGGGCAGCCTGTCGCGCTCCGCCGTCAATTTTGCCGCTGGCGCGAATACGCCGCTGGCCAGCGTGATTTCCGCCGCGCTGCTGGCCGCCGCGCTGGTGCTGCCCACCGGCTGGCTGGCGCTGCTGCCGCTGCCCACCCTGGCGGCGACGATCATCGTCGCCGTGCTCGGCATGCTGCAGCTCGATACGCTGCGCACCGCGTGGCACTACGACCGCGGCGACGCGCTGGCGTGGCTCGTCACCTGCGTCGGCGTGCTGGCGCTGGGCGTGGAGGCCGGTGTCGTCGTCGGCGTCGTGCTGTCGATGGGCACCCTGATCTGGCGCGCCAGCCGCCCGCATATCGCCGTGCTGGGGCGCATCCCCGGCACGGAGCACTTCCGCAACGTCGACCGCTACGCCGCCACCACGTGCGCGGCGGTGCTGATCCTGCGGGTGGATGCCAATCTGTTCTTCGGCAACGTCGAGGCCGTCAACGAGCGGATCGAGGACGAGCTGCGCGCGCATCCGTCCACGCGCCACCTGGTGCTGGCCATGTCGGCCGTCAGTTCGATCGACACGACGGCGCTGTTCGCGCTGCAGGAGCTCAATGCCAGCCTGCGCACGCGCGGCATCCACCTGCACCTGGCCGAAGTAAAAGGGCCCGTGATGGACCGGCTGCGGGCCAGCAGCCTGCCCGATACGCTCAATGGCCGCATCTTCCTCAGCACGGCAATTGCCAGCGATTTCCTCAACAACGAGAACTACCCTGACAAGGAACCCCGATGA